One window from the genome of Nicotiana sylvestris chromosome 9, ASM39365v2, whole genome shotgun sequence encodes:
- the LOC104245621 gene encoding uncharacterized GPI-anchored protein At1g61900-like isoform X2 yields MACIMIVSRLKGSFCHLLLVVALWLSSYQNVVALPLLPKPWQAPSMSELPSTPNSGTFQPIDISPAMIPHYPFPGEPLPPMYPSFPKTYDPVLTGRCPVNFSVISSITGKTASDCTQSLSTVVGNVICCPQFNSLLHIFQGFYSNRSDTLVLQNAVADDCFKDIISILASRGANSSLSSMCSVKSSNLTGGSCPVKDISTFEKALNTSKLLDSCSTVDPLKECCRPVCQPAISEAALQISGIKTALSDKKNIVGAPSEIDTLNDCKGVVYSWIARKLRFEDANTAFRLLSSCKINKACPLEFKQPSEVINACRNLAAPSPSCCSSLNAYITGIQKQMLITNRQAILCAAVFGSMLQKAGVMTNVYELCDVDLKDFSLQAYGQEGCLLRSLPADLVYDNSTGFSFTCDLNDNIAAPWPSSSSVTSLSLCAPEMSLPALPTSQTLGISGCHLGRVHFFVPTLLFFVSALLY; encoded by the exons ATGGCTTGTATAATGATTGTTAGTCGTCTCAAGG GTTCGTTTTGCCACCTGCTGCTAGTAGTTGCTCTCTGGTTGTCTAGCTATCAAAATGTAGTGGCTCTGCCTCTGTTACCTAAACCTTGGCAAGCCCCTTCCATGTCTGAACTACCTAGCACACCTAACAGTGGAACTTTTCAGCCAATTGACATATCACCCGCTATGATCCCCCATTATCCTTTTCCTGGAGAACCTTTGCCACCAATGTACCCTTCCTTCCCAAAGACTTATGACCCTGTCTTGACTGGAAGATGCCCTGTAAATTTCTCAGTCATTTCGAGCATCACAGGAAAAACAGCATCTGATTGTACTCAATCTTTGTCTACAGTAGTAGGGAATGTAATATGCTGCCCGCAGTTTAATAGCTTACTCCACATATTCCAGGGATTTTACAGCAACCGTTCTGATACTTTAGTTTTACAAAATGCGGTGGCTGATGATTGTTTTAAAGATATCATCAGTATACTAGCCAGCAGAGGAGCAAACAGCTCCTTATCTAGCATGTGTTCTGTAAAGTCGTCCAATCTGACTGGCGGGTCTTGCCCCGTGAAGGACATCAGTACCTTTGAGAAAGCATTAAATACAAGCAAACTGTTAGATTCATGCAGCACAGTTGATCCTCTGAAAGAGTGCTGCAGGCCTGTTTGCCAGCCTGCAATTTCTGAGGCTGCACTTCAGATATCTGGGATAAAAACGGCTCTCAGTGATAAGAAGAACATAGTTGGAGCACCTAGTGAAATTGACACTCTTAATGATTGTAAGGGAGTGGTCTATTCATGGATTGCTAGGAAACTAAGGTTTGAGGATGCCAATACTGCATTTCGGTTGTTGTCTTCCTGCAAAATTAACAAAG CTTGTCCCCTGGAATTCAAGCAGCCATCTGAAGTGATCAATGCATGCAGAAATTTAGCTGCTCCAAGTCCTTCATGTTGTAGCTCGTTAAATGCTTACATCACAGGGATACAGAAGCAAATGTTGATCACAAATCGGCAAGCAATTTTGTGTGCTGCTGTATTTGGTTCTATGTTGCAGAAGGCTGGAGTTATGACAAACGTTTATGAGCTTTGTGATGTTGACTTGAAAGATTTTAGTCTCCAAG CGTATGGGCAAGAAG GGTGCTTGCTTCGAAGCTTGCCAGCAGATCTGGTGTATGACAATTCAACAGGCTTCAGCTTTACTTGTGACTTAAATGACAATATTGCTGCTCCATGGCCTTCATCATCGTCGGTGACATCCTTGTCTCTTTGTGCTCCTG AAATGTCTTTGCCAGCTTTACCAACATCACAGACATTGGGCATTTCTG GTTGTCACCTGGGTAGAGTGCATTTCTTTGTGCCCACTCTTCTGTTTTTTGTTTCAGCATTATTGTACTGA
- the LOC104245621 gene encoding uncharacterized GPI-anchored protein At1g61900-like isoform X3, with translation MLHFPLSGSFCHLLLVVALWLSSYQNVVALPLLPKPWQAPSMSELPSTPNSGTFQPIDISPAMIPHYPFPGEPLPPMYPSFPKTYDPVLTGRCPVNFSVISSITGKTASDCTQSLSTVVGNVICCPQFNSLLHIFQGFYSNRSDTLVLQNAVADDCFKDIISILASRGANSSLSSMCSVKSSNLTGGSCPVKDISTFEKALNTSKLLDSCSTVDPLKECCRPVCQPAISEAALQISGIKTALSDKKNIVGAPSEIDTLNDCKGVVYSWIARKLRFEDANTAFRLLSSCKINKACPLEFKQPSEVINACRNLAAPSPSCCSSLNAYITGIQKQMLITNRQAILCAAVFGSMLQKAGVMTNVYELCDVDLKDFSLQAYGQEAGCLLRSLPADLVYDNSTGFSFTCDLNDNIAAPWPSSSSVTSLSLCAPEMSLPALPTSQTLGISGCHLGRVHFFVPTLLFFVSALLY, from the exons ATGCTACACTTTCCTTTATCCG GTTCGTTTTGCCACCTGCTGCTAGTAGTTGCTCTCTGGTTGTCTAGCTATCAAAATGTAGTGGCTCTGCCTCTGTTACCTAAACCTTGGCAAGCCCCTTCCATGTCTGAACTACCTAGCACACCTAACAGTGGAACTTTTCAGCCAATTGACATATCACCCGCTATGATCCCCCATTATCCTTTTCCTGGAGAACCTTTGCCACCAATGTACCCTTCCTTCCCAAAGACTTATGACCCTGTCTTGACTGGAAGATGCCCTGTAAATTTCTCAGTCATTTCGAGCATCACAGGAAAAACAGCATCTGATTGTACTCAATCTTTGTCTACAGTAGTAGGGAATGTAATATGCTGCCCGCAGTTTAATAGCTTACTCCACATATTCCAGGGATTTTACAGCAACCGTTCTGATACTTTAGTTTTACAAAATGCGGTGGCTGATGATTGTTTTAAAGATATCATCAGTATACTAGCCAGCAGAGGAGCAAACAGCTCCTTATCTAGCATGTGTTCTGTAAAGTCGTCCAATCTGACTGGCGGGTCTTGCCCCGTGAAGGACATCAGTACCTTTGAGAAAGCATTAAATACAAGCAAACTGTTAGATTCATGCAGCACAGTTGATCCTCTGAAAGAGTGCTGCAGGCCTGTTTGCCAGCCTGCAATTTCTGAGGCTGCACTTCAGATATCTGGGATAAAAACGGCTCTCAGTGATAAGAAGAACATAGTTGGAGCACCTAGTGAAATTGACACTCTTAATGATTGTAAGGGAGTGGTCTATTCATGGATTGCTAGGAAACTAAGGTTTGAGGATGCCAATACTGCATTTCGGTTGTTGTCTTCCTGCAAAATTAACAAAG CTTGTCCCCTGGAATTCAAGCAGCCATCTGAAGTGATCAATGCATGCAGAAATTTAGCTGCTCCAAGTCCTTCATGTTGTAGCTCGTTAAATGCTTACATCACAGGGATACAGAAGCAAATGTTGATCACAAATCGGCAAGCAATTTTGTGTGCTGCTGTATTTGGTTCTATGTTGCAGAAGGCTGGAGTTATGACAAACGTTTATGAGCTTTGTGATGTTGACTTGAAAGATTTTAGTCTCCAAG CGTATGGGCAAGAAG CAGGGTGCTTGCTTCGAAGCTTGCCAGCAGATCTGGTGTATGACAATTCAACAGGCTTCAGCTTTACTTGTGACTTAAATGACAATATTGCTGCTCCATGGCCTTCATCATCGTCGGTGACATCCTTGTCTCTTTGTGCTCCTG AAATGTCTTTGCCAGCTTTACCAACATCACAGACATTGGGCATTTCTG GTTGTCACCTGGGTAGAGTGCATTTCTTTGTGCCCACTCTTCTGTTTTTTGTTTCAGCATTATTGTACTGA
- the LOC104245621 gene encoding uncharacterized GPI-anchored protein At1g61900-like isoform X6, giving the protein MSELPSTPNSGTFQPIDISPAMIPHYPFPGEPLPPMYPSFPKTYDPVLTGRCPVNFSVISSITGKTASDCTQSLSTVVGNVICCPQFNSLLHIFQGFYSNRSDTLVLQNAVADDCFKDIISILASRGANSSLSSMCSVKSSNLTGGSCPVKDISTFEKALNTSKLLDSCSTVDPLKECCRPVCQPAISEAALQISGIKTALSDKKNIVGAPSEIDTLNDCKGVVYSWIARKLRFEDANTAFRLLSSCKINKACPLEFKQPSEVINACRNLAAPSPSCCSSLNAYITGIQKQMLITNRQAILCAAVFGSMLQKAGVMTNVYELCDVDLKDFSLQAYGQEAGCLLRSLPADLVYDNSTGFSFTCDLNDNIAAPWPSSSSVTSLSLCAPEMSLPALPTSQTLGISGCHLGRVHFFVPTLLFFVSALLY; this is encoded by the exons ATGTCTGAACTACCTAGCACACCTAACAGTGGAACTTTTCAGCCAATTGACATATCACCCGCTATGATCCCCCATTATCCTTTTCCTGGAGAACCTTTGCCACCAATGTACCCTTCCTTCCCAAAGACTTATGACCCTGTCTTGACTGGAAGATGCCCTGTAAATTTCTCAGTCATTTCGAGCATCACAGGAAAAACAGCATCTGATTGTACTCAATCTTTGTCTACAGTAGTAGGGAATGTAATATGCTGCCCGCAGTTTAATAGCTTACTCCACATATTCCAGGGATTTTACAGCAACCGTTCTGATACTTTAGTTTTACAAAATGCGGTGGCTGATGATTGTTTTAAAGATATCATCAGTATACTAGCCAGCAGAGGAGCAAACAGCTCCTTATCTAGCATGTGTTCTGTAAAGTCGTCCAATCTGACTGGCGGGTCTTGCCCCGTGAAGGACATCAGTACCTTTGAGAAAGCATTAAATACAAGCAAACTGTTAGATTCATGCAGCACAGTTGATCCTCTGAAAGAGTGCTGCAGGCCTGTTTGCCAGCCTGCAATTTCTGAGGCTGCACTTCAGATATCTGGGATAAAAACGGCTCTCAGTGATAAGAAGAACATAGTTGGAGCACCTAGTGAAATTGACACTCTTAATGATTGTAAGGGAGTGGTCTATTCATGGATTGCTAGGAAACTAAGGTTTGAGGATGCCAATACTGCATTTCGGTTGTTGTCTTCCTGCAAAATTAACAAAG CTTGTCCCCTGGAATTCAAGCAGCCATCTGAAGTGATCAATGCATGCAGAAATTTAGCTGCTCCAAGTCCTTCATGTTGTAGCTCGTTAAATGCTTACATCACAGGGATACAGAAGCAAATGTTGATCACAAATCGGCAAGCAATTTTGTGTGCTGCTGTATTTGGTTCTATGTTGCAGAAGGCTGGAGTTATGACAAACGTTTATGAGCTTTGTGATGTTGACTTGAAAGATTTTAGTCTCCAAG CGTATGGGCAAGAAG CAGGGTGCTTGCTTCGAAGCTTGCCAGCAGATCTGGTGTATGACAATTCAACAGGCTTCAGCTTTACTTGTGACTTAAATGACAATATTGCTGCTCCATGGCCTTCATCATCGTCGGTGACATCCTTGTCTCTTTGTGCTCCTG AAATGTCTTTGCCAGCTTTACCAACATCACAGACATTGGGCATTTCTG GTTGTCACCTGGGTAGAGTGCATTTCTTTGTGCCCACTCTTCTGTTTTTTGTTTCAGCATTATTGTACTGA
- the LOC104245621 gene encoding uncharacterized GPI-anchored protein At1g61900-like isoform X5, whose translation MLPEGSFCHLLLVVALWLSSYQNVVALPLLPKPWQAPSMSELPSTPNSGTFQPIDISPAMIPHYPFPGEPLPPMYPSFPKTYDPVLTGRCPVNFSVISSITGKTASDCTQSLSTVVGNVICCPQFNSLLHIFQGFYSNRSDTLVLQNAVADDCFKDIISILASRGANSSLSSMCSVKSSNLTGGSCPVKDISTFEKALNTSKLLDSCSTVDPLKECCRPVCQPAISEAALQISGIKTALSDKKNIVGAPSEIDTLNDCKGVVYSWIARKLRFEDANTAFRLLSSCKINKACPLEFKQPSEVINACRNLAAPSPSCCSSLNAYITGIQKQMLITNRQAILCAAVFGSMLQKAGVMTNVYELCDVDLKDFSLQAYGQEAGCLLRSLPADLVYDNSTGFSFTCDLNDNIAAPWPSSSSVTSLSLCAPEMSLPALPTSQTLGISGCHLGRVHFFVPTLLFFVSALLY comes from the exons ATGTTGCCGGAGG GTTCGTTTTGCCACCTGCTGCTAGTAGTTGCTCTCTGGTTGTCTAGCTATCAAAATGTAGTGGCTCTGCCTCTGTTACCTAAACCTTGGCAAGCCCCTTCCATGTCTGAACTACCTAGCACACCTAACAGTGGAACTTTTCAGCCAATTGACATATCACCCGCTATGATCCCCCATTATCCTTTTCCTGGAGAACCTTTGCCACCAATGTACCCTTCCTTCCCAAAGACTTATGACCCTGTCTTGACTGGAAGATGCCCTGTAAATTTCTCAGTCATTTCGAGCATCACAGGAAAAACAGCATCTGATTGTACTCAATCTTTGTCTACAGTAGTAGGGAATGTAATATGCTGCCCGCAGTTTAATAGCTTACTCCACATATTCCAGGGATTTTACAGCAACCGTTCTGATACTTTAGTTTTACAAAATGCGGTGGCTGATGATTGTTTTAAAGATATCATCAGTATACTAGCCAGCAGAGGAGCAAACAGCTCCTTATCTAGCATGTGTTCTGTAAAGTCGTCCAATCTGACTGGCGGGTCTTGCCCCGTGAAGGACATCAGTACCTTTGAGAAAGCATTAAATACAAGCAAACTGTTAGATTCATGCAGCACAGTTGATCCTCTGAAAGAGTGCTGCAGGCCTGTTTGCCAGCCTGCAATTTCTGAGGCTGCACTTCAGATATCTGGGATAAAAACGGCTCTCAGTGATAAGAAGAACATAGTTGGAGCACCTAGTGAAATTGACACTCTTAATGATTGTAAGGGAGTGGTCTATTCATGGATTGCTAGGAAACTAAGGTTTGAGGATGCCAATACTGCATTTCGGTTGTTGTCTTCCTGCAAAATTAACAAAG CTTGTCCCCTGGAATTCAAGCAGCCATCTGAAGTGATCAATGCATGCAGAAATTTAGCTGCTCCAAGTCCTTCATGTTGTAGCTCGTTAAATGCTTACATCACAGGGATACAGAAGCAAATGTTGATCACAAATCGGCAAGCAATTTTGTGTGCTGCTGTATTTGGTTCTATGTTGCAGAAGGCTGGAGTTATGACAAACGTTTATGAGCTTTGTGATGTTGACTTGAAAGATTTTAGTCTCCAAG CGTATGGGCAAGAAG CAGGGTGCTTGCTTCGAAGCTTGCCAGCAGATCTGGTGTATGACAATTCAACAGGCTTCAGCTTTACTTGTGACTTAAATGACAATATTGCTGCTCCATGGCCTTCATCATCGTCGGTGACATCCTTGTCTCTTTGTGCTCCTG AAATGTCTTTGCCAGCTTTACCAACATCACAGACATTGGGCATTTCTG GTTGTCACCTGGGTAGAGTGCATTTCTTTGTGCCCACTCTTCTGTTTTTTGTTTCAGCATTATTGTACTGA
- the LOC104245621 gene encoding uncharacterized GPI-anchored protein At1g61900-like isoform X1, translating into MACIMIVSRLKGSFCHLLLVVALWLSSYQNVVALPLLPKPWQAPSMSELPSTPNSGTFQPIDISPAMIPHYPFPGEPLPPMYPSFPKTYDPVLTGRCPVNFSVISSITGKTASDCTQSLSTVVGNVICCPQFNSLLHIFQGFYSNRSDTLVLQNAVADDCFKDIISILASRGANSSLSSMCSVKSSNLTGGSCPVKDISTFEKALNTSKLLDSCSTVDPLKECCRPVCQPAISEAALQISGIKTALSDKKNIVGAPSEIDTLNDCKGVVYSWIARKLRFEDANTAFRLLSSCKINKACPLEFKQPSEVINACRNLAAPSPSCCSSLNAYITGIQKQMLITNRQAILCAAVFGSMLQKAGVMTNVYELCDVDLKDFSLQAYGQEAGCLLRSLPADLVYDNSTGFSFTCDLNDNIAAPWPSSSSVTSLSLCAPEMSLPALPTSQTLGISGCHLGRVHFFVPTLLFFVSALLY; encoded by the exons ATGGCTTGTATAATGATTGTTAGTCGTCTCAAGG GTTCGTTTTGCCACCTGCTGCTAGTAGTTGCTCTCTGGTTGTCTAGCTATCAAAATGTAGTGGCTCTGCCTCTGTTACCTAAACCTTGGCAAGCCCCTTCCATGTCTGAACTACCTAGCACACCTAACAGTGGAACTTTTCAGCCAATTGACATATCACCCGCTATGATCCCCCATTATCCTTTTCCTGGAGAACCTTTGCCACCAATGTACCCTTCCTTCCCAAAGACTTATGACCCTGTCTTGACTGGAAGATGCCCTGTAAATTTCTCAGTCATTTCGAGCATCACAGGAAAAACAGCATCTGATTGTACTCAATCTTTGTCTACAGTAGTAGGGAATGTAATATGCTGCCCGCAGTTTAATAGCTTACTCCACATATTCCAGGGATTTTACAGCAACCGTTCTGATACTTTAGTTTTACAAAATGCGGTGGCTGATGATTGTTTTAAAGATATCATCAGTATACTAGCCAGCAGAGGAGCAAACAGCTCCTTATCTAGCATGTGTTCTGTAAAGTCGTCCAATCTGACTGGCGGGTCTTGCCCCGTGAAGGACATCAGTACCTTTGAGAAAGCATTAAATACAAGCAAACTGTTAGATTCATGCAGCACAGTTGATCCTCTGAAAGAGTGCTGCAGGCCTGTTTGCCAGCCTGCAATTTCTGAGGCTGCACTTCAGATATCTGGGATAAAAACGGCTCTCAGTGATAAGAAGAACATAGTTGGAGCACCTAGTGAAATTGACACTCTTAATGATTGTAAGGGAGTGGTCTATTCATGGATTGCTAGGAAACTAAGGTTTGAGGATGCCAATACTGCATTTCGGTTGTTGTCTTCCTGCAAAATTAACAAAG CTTGTCCCCTGGAATTCAAGCAGCCATCTGAAGTGATCAATGCATGCAGAAATTTAGCTGCTCCAAGTCCTTCATGTTGTAGCTCGTTAAATGCTTACATCACAGGGATACAGAAGCAAATGTTGATCACAAATCGGCAAGCAATTTTGTGTGCTGCTGTATTTGGTTCTATGTTGCAGAAGGCTGGAGTTATGACAAACGTTTATGAGCTTTGTGATGTTGACTTGAAAGATTTTAGTCTCCAAG CGTATGGGCAAGAAG CAGGGTGCTTGCTTCGAAGCTTGCCAGCAGATCTGGTGTATGACAATTCAACAGGCTTCAGCTTTACTTGTGACTTAAATGACAATATTGCTGCTCCATGGCCTTCATCATCGTCGGTGACATCCTTGTCTCTTTGTGCTCCTG AAATGTCTTTGCCAGCTTTACCAACATCACAGACATTGGGCATTTCTG GTTGTCACCTGGGTAGAGTGCATTTCTTTGTGCCCACTCTTCTGTTTTTTGTTTCAGCATTATTGTACTGA
- the LOC104245621 gene encoding uncharacterized GPI-anchored protein At1g61900-like isoform X4 — translation MACIMIVSRLKGSFCHLLLVVALWLSSYQNVVALPLLPKPWQAPSMSELPSTPNSGTFQPIDISPAMIPHYPFPGEPLPPMYPSFPKTYDPVLTGRCPVNFSVISSITGKTASDCTQSLSTVVGNVICCPQFNSLLHIFQGFYSNRSDTLVLQNAVADDCFKDIISILASRGANSSLSSMCSVKSSNLTGGSCPVKDISTFEKALNTSKLLDSCSTVDPLKECCRPVCQPAISEAALQISGIKTALSDKKNIVGAPSEIDTLNDCKGVVYSWIARKLRFEDANTAFRLLSSCKINKACPLEFKQPSEVINACRNLAAPSPSCCSSLNAYITGIQKQMLITNRQAILCAAVFGSMLQKAGVMTNVYELCDVDLKDFSLQGCLLRSLPADLVYDNSTGFSFTCDLNDNIAAPWPSSSSVTSLSLCAPEMSLPALPTSQTLGISGCHLGRVHFFVPTLLFFVSALLY, via the exons ATGGCTTGTATAATGATTGTTAGTCGTCTCAAGG GTTCGTTTTGCCACCTGCTGCTAGTAGTTGCTCTCTGGTTGTCTAGCTATCAAAATGTAGTGGCTCTGCCTCTGTTACCTAAACCTTGGCAAGCCCCTTCCATGTCTGAACTACCTAGCACACCTAACAGTGGAACTTTTCAGCCAATTGACATATCACCCGCTATGATCCCCCATTATCCTTTTCCTGGAGAACCTTTGCCACCAATGTACCCTTCCTTCCCAAAGACTTATGACCCTGTCTTGACTGGAAGATGCCCTGTAAATTTCTCAGTCATTTCGAGCATCACAGGAAAAACAGCATCTGATTGTACTCAATCTTTGTCTACAGTAGTAGGGAATGTAATATGCTGCCCGCAGTTTAATAGCTTACTCCACATATTCCAGGGATTTTACAGCAACCGTTCTGATACTTTAGTTTTACAAAATGCGGTGGCTGATGATTGTTTTAAAGATATCATCAGTATACTAGCCAGCAGAGGAGCAAACAGCTCCTTATCTAGCATGTGTTCTGTAAAGTCGTCCAATCTGACTGGCGGGTCTTGCCCCGTGAAGGACATCAGTACCTTTGAGAAAGCATTAAATACAAGCAAACTGTTAGATTCATGCAGCACAGTTGATCCTCTGAAAGAGTGCTGCAGGCCTGTTTGCCAGCCTGCAATTTCTGAGGCTGCACTTCAGATATCTGGGATAAAAACGGCTCTCAGTGATAAGAAGAACATAGTTGGAGCACCTAGTGAAATTGACACTCTTAATGATTGTAAGGGAGTGGTCTATTCATGGATTGCTAGGAAACTAAGGTTTGAGGATGCCAATACTGCATTTCGGTTGTTGTCTTCCTGCAAAATTAACAAAG CTTGTCCCCTGGAATTCAAGCAGCCATCTGAAGTGATCAATGCATGCAGAAATTTAGCTGCTCCAAGTCCTTCATGTTGTAGCTCGTTAAATGCTTACATCACAGGGATACAGAAGCAAATGTTGATCACAAATCGGCAAGCAATTTTGTGTGCTGCTGTATTTGGTTCTATGTTGCAGAAGGCTGGAGTTATGACAAACGTTTATGAGCTTTGTGATGTTGACTTGAAAGATTTTAGTCTCCAAG GGTGCTTGCTTCGAAGCTTGCCAGCAGATCTGGTGTATGACAATTCAACAGGCTTCAGCTTTACTTGTGACTTAAATGACAATATTGCTGCTCCATGGCCTTCATCATCGTCGGTGACATCCTTGTCTCTTTGTGCTCCTG AAATGTCTTTGCCAGCTTTACCAACATCACAGACATTGGGCATTTCTG GTTGTCACCTGGGTAGAGTGCATTTCTTTGTGCCCACTCTTCTGTTTTTTGTTTCAGCATTATTGTACTGA